The DNA window TTCAACAACAACTCTCTCTCATCTTAATGGTTCTTACCGTTTTCCTGGCAATGGTGGTGCCGCTTTTGAGTACTCACTCCAGTGGATCGGGTCTCAAGGACTTGGGATTACAGTATACAGAGGGAGAACTATCCAGTGAGGATATTTTTGCTACAAGCAGTTTCCAATACGTTGATGATGAACAAACCCAAAAGCTCATAGAACAACGAATGCAGGAAGTACTTCCGTATTTCAGTTATTCACTTAGATCATCTACCATTACCAGCAGGCGTTTAGAGAATTTTCTTGCGCTATTTCATCAAGAAAACCTAGACTCCAGAACCTTCCTGGAGAAGGAAGGACTCAATGATGAGCGCAATGTGGTGGAAAGAATTGCAGAACTGGCACCTGACCAACAACAATTGTTGCTGCAAGCACTTGAAGAAACAGGCAGCTATGTCCTGAAACGAGGATTGTTTGATGAAGATGAAGTGAATACCGTTCGTTCCCAAGGCTATGAGGAACTTCTGGTTAGAAATAGTCTTCTCCAGCAAGAAAGCAGTGAACCTTCCAAGCAAACCATTGATTCGCTGCTGACGAAAAAGAATCTTCCTTCACAGCTGTCTTCTCTGCTGCAGCCATACGAGCTTATAGATAGTCAGTTCCAACCATATCTTGTACTTGATGCACTGGAGATGCTTTTAGACCCAAATGTAGATTATGAAGCTGTTGAAACACTGGCACTAAGGGAGGAAGCTGCTGCAGAGATTCCCGAGCAGGTGATAACCATAGAACGGGGAGAAAAGATCATTGCCAAGGATACGGTGGTCACAAGCTCACAGATTGACCTGCTGCAATTGATGGGATCGAACAGCTTTCAGTATACAATCCTTGAACTGATTGGCAGGGCTATTTTCATTCTGCTTTCCACCAGTGTTTCAGTATATGTCTTTATTCAATTCCTGCATGCAGAAAAGCGATTATATCTCTATTTGAATCTCATGCTTGTTTCCGTATCATTGTCATTGGTCGCAATGTATGTTGTCAGTCTGTTTTCTGCTTCACGCTCCTCTTTGTTTCTGGACTCCTATCTACCTGTTTTCTTTGCACCGCTCTTTACCAGTCATATCACCAGCAAGAAACGCCTAGGTTTGGTCAGCGCCTTTCTTCTTGCTTGTTATGCAACTCTGATGGAACAGTCGAGTTCTATTACGTTTTTCTTCGTTTTGACCATCAGTGGTGTATGTCTTTACTTTTTCCGCTATACCATTAAGCGTATTGATGATGTATTCAATTGGTTCTATGCTTGTGTGATCAGCAGTTTTGCTGCACTTGCACTGTATATGCTGGAAGCATTGCCCCTTCATCAGGTAATGCCTCTTGTCGGTGGGATGATTTTGAATATAACCATAACTCTGGTATTTTTGGAAGCTTTCGTTCCTTTGGGTGAAAAACTCTTCAATATTCCTACAGCATATCGTCTTAGCGAGCTTGCATTCAGTGCAAGCCCGGTGCTTGACCGGTTGGAATCTGTAGCGCAAGGAACGTTTAATCATAGCAGGAATGTGGCTGATCTGAGCTTCAATGCAGCTCGCTCCATTGGAGCAAATGCCATGCTCGCACGAGTAGGCGGGATGTATCATGATATAGGGAAGGCTGACCATCCTGAATATTTCATCGAGAACCAGAGTGGGGATAACAAACATGATGAAATCAAACCATCCCTCTCTGCAGCAATCATCAAGAGTCATGTAAAACTTGGATTGGAGAAGGGAAGGGAGGCAGGTCTTCCTCAGGAGGTGCTGGATATCATCAGCCAACATCATGGCAATGATATCATCCAATTCTTCTATAATGAGGCAAAGAACCAGGCCCAAGCTGCGGGAATGGATGTAAAAGAAGATGATTTTAAATACAATGGGAATCCACCAGCTTTTCCCGAATCTGCAATTGTTATGCTTGCTGATTGCGTGGAAGCTGCCAGCCGGACCTTGAAACGGCCAAACCACTCGAAGTATGAAAAACTGGTACACTCGCTTATCATGGGAAAGTTGGAGAGGGACCAACTCAAGAACAGTCAACTCTCCCTCACAGACCTTGACCAGATAGAGGATGCGTTTGTGCAAACATTGCTTGGACGCGATCACCGCCGTATTGAATATCCATCAGAGCAGAAAGGATAACCAGGACAATGAATAATAGTTATTATATTGATGTTTCCTATGAGGATGAGCAGTATGCCAGACAGGCACCCTCACAGGTGGTTGTTGAACATCTGGAAAAGGTGCTCGCAACACTTGAACAGCCAAGTTGTGAATGTTCTGTTAGCTTTGTAAGCGATGATACCATTCAGGAATTAAATAGAACGTATCGGGACAAGGACGAACCTACAGATATCCTGTCATTCGTTCAGGAAGAAGATGTAGAAGATTTTTCTTGGCCTGAAGTACAAGTAGGATTGATTGATGGTCCGCCAGAGGAAATCAGGGTACTGGGAGACATGGTAATCTCTCTTGATGCCTTGAAAAGAAATGCACTATCCTTTAGTGTAGAACCAGATGAAGAGTTGTTTCGACTCTTGATCCATGGCTTGCTTCACCTTCTCGGTGAAGATCATTCCAGCAATGATGCTGATGAGCCGATGTTGATCAAGCAAGAGGAACTTCTCCATCAATTGAGGGGGAGCAAACGTTGAGCTTGCCATGGAAAAGTCTGTTCAAGAAACGCTCTGACAATCGTGAAGAACGATTTAAGGCAGAGTTGGAAGAGCGGCAGACGATGATCGAGGGCATTCAGGAACTGCGGGATAAGACTGTTAAGGAGATTATGATTCCCCGGGTCGATGTCCAGTTTATCAGTAGTGATATCGCGATTGATGAGTTGTATGGGATTATTCAGGAACAAGGGTACTCCCGTTATCCAGTATATGAGCAGACAATAGACAATATTGTTGGTGTTTTATATGCTAAGGATATCATACGTAATGGTATAGATAATGTGTTTGATGCCAAGACGCTGATGAGACAGCCCTATTTTATTCCTGAAAGCAAGCATCTTGATGATTTGCTCAGAGAATTCAAATTGAGAAAGGTCCATATTGCCATTGCCATTGATGAGTATGGTGGTGTGAGCGGGATTGTTTGCATGGAAGATATTCTGGAGGTCATTGTTGGTGATATCCAGGATGAATTTGATGATGATGAAGATGATGGAATGCGTAAATTGGACGACAATACGTTTGTTGTCGATGCAAGAACTTCCATTGAAGATTTGAATGAGTCAGTAGGCTTGCATCTATCTGAGGAGGAGTATGAAACAGTGGGAGGCTATGTCTTCGAACTGTTCGGGAGAATTCCACTCAAGGATGAGTCTGTTGAGGATGACGAGGCTATTTTTACCGTTGAGGATATTGATGGCCATAAGATCAACCAATTGAAATTGGTTGTCAAAACATAATATATATACGTTTATATACGTTGACCCTTGTAGAAGGAAAACAGTATATTAATATCGATACACAATTACATTTCCCGGAGGAAACAAACAATGAAAATTGCAATTAATGGTTTCGGAAGAATCGGACGCAATGTTTTCAAGATCGCTTTTGAAGACAAGGACATCGAGATTGTAGGCATCAATGACCTTACTGATCCCAAGACCTTGGCCCACCTTCTGAAATACGACTCCACCTATGGAGTATATTCCAAGAGCGTCGAAGTAACAGACAATGCTATCGTAGTTGATGGTAAAAACATTCCTGTATTTGCAGTGCGCTCTCCCAGCGAACTTCCTTGGAAGGAACTTGGTGTTGATGTAGCAATTGAATCCACTGGTGTTTTCTCTGTTGCTGAAGGCCCGAAGGGTGGTTACAAGGATCACATCAAGGCTGGAGCAAAGAAGGTTATCCTTACCGTTCCTGCTAAGGACCAGATTGATCAGACTGTTGTCTGTGGTGTCAATGATGATGCTATCGATCACAGCCTTCTTGCTTACTCCAACGCAAGTTGCACCACCAACTGCTTGGCTCCTATCGTTAAGGTTCTCAATGACAGCTTTGGCATTGAAGAGGGCTTGATGACCACTGTTCACTCCTATACCAACGACCAGGTAATGCTTGACCAGCCACATAAGGATCTGAGAAGAGCAAGAGCTGGTGCACTTTCCATTATTCCTACCACCACTGGTGCTGCCAAGGCTGTTAGTTTGGTTATCCCCGAGATGAAGGGCAAGCTTAACGGTATGGCAATGCGTGTTCCAACCCCAACCGGTTCAGTTGTTGACCTTGTGGTAACCTTGAAGAAGGATGCATCTGTTGAAGAAGTGAATGCAGCAATGAAGAAAGCCAGTGAGGGTGCCATGAAGGGTGTTCTTCAGTATACTGAGGATCCCATCGTTTCCCGCGATATTGTAGGCAACACCCACTCCTCAATCCTTGATGCTGATCTTACCATGAAGATGGGCGAGAAGATGTTCAAGGTTATCAGCTGGTATGACAACGAAATGGGTTACTCCAACCGCGTTGTTGACCTTGCAAAGAAGCTGGTTAAATAACACTGTGTTACTGTGAATGTCAGGCCTGTTTCTACAGGCCTGATTTCCTTGCTAACGATTACCATCGAAATATAGAGGAAAGCTATGATTCTAAATACCATTCGAGAGTGTGATTTTTCAGGCAAGAAAGCCTTGATTCGTGTAGATTTCAACGTACCCATCAAGGATGGCGTGGTTACTGATGATACACGCATAAGAGCTGCACTTCCTACCCTTAAGTATCTATTGGATAACGGTGCATCACTTGTAGTCATGAGCCACCGTGGACGACCAAAAGGGAAGAAAAACCCTGAATTCTCCATGGCACCAATTGCAAAGCGTTTCAGCGAACTGCTGGGTAAAGATGTCCAACTTGCTAGTGACGTGATTGGTGAAGAGGTTGCAGGGCAGGTTGCTTCAATGAAAGCTGGTGATGTTCTTTTATTGGAAAATGTCCGTTTCTACAGTGAAGAAGAGGGCAATGATCCCGATTTTGCAAAGAATCTTGCTTCCTTGGGTGATGTGTATGTAAATGATGCTTTTGGAACCGCTCACCGTGCCCATGCTTCCACTGAAGGTGTGTCTCACTACCTGCCTTCCTATGCAGGCTTCCTTATTGAAAAGGAAGTTAAGTTTATGGCACCACTTTTGAGCAACCCAGAGAAGCCTTTTGTTGCCATTATTGGAGGTTCTAAAGTCTCCAGTAAGATCAGTGTCTTGGAAAGTCTGGTAAGAACTTGTGATACGATTGTTATTGGTGGTGGAATGGCATATACCTTCCTTTCTGTCCAGGGCCATACTATTGGAAAGAGTCTGGTTGAAGAAGAGTACAAGGATGTTGCTTCTTCCTTCCTGGCAAAAGCAAAAGAGAAGGGTGTACAGGTAATTCTTCCAGTTGACCATCTCTGTGGAGCTGAGTTCAAGGAAGATGCAGAGGCTGTCAGTGTTGATTCAACTGATATTCCTGAAAACCTGATCGGTATGGATATTGGCCCCAAAACCATATCCATGATTGTTGATGCAGTCACCAAGGCAAAGAGTGTTGTTTGGAATGGTCCGATGGGGGTATTTGAGTTTGATGCATTCGCTGAGGGAACCCTTACCGTTGCCAAGGCACTAGCAGAGAGTCAAGCTACCTCTGTTGTCGGTGGCGGTGACTCTGTTGCAGCTATCAACAAGTTCGACTTGGCAGACAAGATCAGTCACGTAAGTACCGGTGGCGGTGCTTCGCTCGAGTTCCTCGAAGGAAAGGTTCTTCCAGGAATCAAGGCATTGGAGAAATAAGATGAGAAAACCCTATATCGCTGGAAACTGGAAAATGAATATGACTCCAAGCGAAGGTGCAGCCTTCGCTAAGGAGCTTGCAAAGGCAGTGGAAGGAACCAACACAAAGGTGATGGTTGCTCCTCCTTACGTCACAATCCCTGCTGTGCTCGAGGCACTTAAGGGCTCTGAGATTATTGTTGCTGCTCAGAACATGAGCGACAACCTGAAAGGCGCATTTACTGGTGAGGTGAGTGCAACCATGCTTAAGGATCTTGGTGTTACCAACGTTATTCTTGGGCACAGTGAAAGACGTGCCCTCTATGGTGAAACAGATGCTTTCATCAACAGAAAGGTGTTGCTTGCACTCGCTGAGGGCATGGATGTCGACCTGTGTATCGGTGAGACCCTGGAAGAACGTGAGGCAGGTAAACTTGAAGAAGTATTGAGCCGACAGGTAGAAGAAGGTCTCAAAGGTGTCTCTGCAGAGCAGATGAAGCATATCACGTTGGCCTACGAACCTGTTTGGGCTATTGGGACGGGAAAGACAGCAACCCCTGAAGATGCAGACGCTGCACATGCTTATGTTCGTAGTCTTGTTGAAAAACTCTACAATAAGGGTGTTGCAGAAGAGCTAATTATACAGTATGGTGGTTCAGTGAAGGCTTCGAATGTGAAAGCCTTGATGTCTAAAGAGCATATCGATGGCGCACTGGTTGGTGGTGCCTCCCTTTCCGTGGAGCAGTTCCTTCCGATTGTGAACTTTGATAAGTAAGTATTCGGAGTAAAGAGAAAATGGGTGTTTTGAGCATTATTCTGTTGGTATTATTCGTCGTCGTCAGTCTTCTGTTGATTTTTCTTGTCGCAGTACAGGATGAGCAAAGTGAAGGCTTGGGCGGAATTTTTGGTGGTGGAAGCAATACCGCCTTCGGGTCCCACACAAGCAGTGTGGTAACCAAGGCAACTGGTACGCTTGCAGTCTTGTTCTTGGTACTGGCCCTTTTGGTGGCTTTCGTGAACAAATCGCCATCACAGGATGAGTTGCTCGATTCCGTCACCACGGAACAGGTACAGCAGACTACCGATTGGTGGACAAGTGGTGAAGGTGCAGCAGCAGCTGAGACAGCTACTGAAGCCAACTAGGACGGTCGCTGTTCCAATAACTATCGACTACCGGCCGCAGACATGCGGTCGGTTGCTGTTTCAAGGGAGTGTCTATGAAAGTATGTATATTGTATGCACCAGCATCGAAGGGTAATGATAAAATGAAGGCAATTGCCAATGCGTTGTCGGAAGGTATCGCTTCCCAAGGTCATATGGTCGATGTATTTGACATGTCCCTTGAAGCGGGCAAAATTGTCTCTTTCTATGATTATTTGATCATCGGGACCGAGACACTTACATTCTTTGGTGGGAAAATACCAAACACTGTTTCTGGGTTCCTGAAGACTGCCGGCAGTATCTCCGGTAAACGATGCATGGCTTTTATCACCAAGGGGGGTGTTCGTTCCATGAAAACTCTCCAGACATTGATGAAGACAATGGAGAGGGAAGGAATGTTCCTGAAGAAAAGTGAGATAATCAACAAGGTTGACCTTGCCCGTGCTGTCGGTAAACATGTTCAAATCTGATTGATTCCCAAGACTGTTGGTAGTACCTTATGAGAAGATATTCGTAGGAGTTGTTATATGAAACGTAGATTTAGTGTTTTGGCTGTTTTTCTGCTCATTGGCACAATGGCCTTTGCTGCAACGATTGGGGCCCCTGCTGCAACAGTGAGGCTTACCAAGACCACACCCATCAGCATGGCAAATCTTGAAGCAGAAGTAGCACAGTACAAGGCAAGTGCTGCAGAACAGGGAGAAGACCCTGAGAGCGTTGACCCACTGCAGGTATTGAATCTTCTGATCAACAATGAACTGTTCCGTCAGGGTGCTGCCCGTGATGGTGTAAAGATAACTGATGCAATGGTCGACAGTGCTTATGATTCCCAGAAGGCCAATCTTGAGGCTTCCTCTGGACAGGCATTCACCGATGCACAATTTGACCAGATCATTACCAACAACTTCGGTTCAGTTGATGCATATCGTAAAGCTATTCAGGAACAGTTGATGGTTGACTCCTATGTACGTATGAAGAAAGCCGATATGCTTAGTGCGAAGGTCCAGATCTCCGATACTGAAGTTAGCTCCTTCTATCGCAAGAACAAGACTCGCTTTGTAAGTCCTGAAACAGTGAAACTAAGTCATATCTATATTCCATTTACCAATGACTCCCAGAAAGATTCGCAGAACAAAGCACTTCTTGAACGAGTCGCAAGAGATATAAAGAGCGGATCCCTCTCATTCGAGAAAGCAGTTGTCCAGTATTCAGAAGATACTCAGAGCAAGAATAAAGCTGGTGATATTGGTTGGCTGACCATGGATAATACTGAAGCACTTGCAGGTCTTGGAGATACTTTCTTTGATGTGGCATTCACTACAGATGTAGGAAATGTCAGTGATGTAGTAACCAGCAATACCGGTTACCATATCCTGAAAATCCTTGCCTACAATGATACCAAGATTCTTCAGTTGGAGGACCAGATCAGTCCAACCACATCCACTACGGTAGAACAGTACATCAGAAGCGAACTTGCTGCCGCAAAGCAACAATCGAACTACTATGCGGCGATCAACAGCCTGGTGGATGATTTGAGAAAATCTGCCACTGTAAATATTCTGTATAAATAACATGAAAACACGACATAAAGCACGCGAATTAGCGTTACAGACTCTCTATGCAATGGATTTCAACCATACAATTGCGTTGGAATCCATACCGTACATCTTCAGTGGTATTACTGATGAAGAATATAACTTACTTGAGGATGATGTAAAACTCTATGGGATGTATCTTGTAAGGGGTACATTGGAAAATCTTGAGAAGATTGATGAGTCGATCAGTAAGTTCTCACTCAATCGTCCTCTCGAACGAATTGATATCGTAGATAGGAATATTCTCAGAATGAGTGTTTTCTGCCTCATGTTTGGGGATATCCATCCTCATATCATCATAGACGAAGCGGTAAAGCTAAGTCAGGATTTCTCCACTGAAGTAAACTATAAGTTCATCAATGGGATTCTGGATGCGATGCAGAAACAGCTTTTCCCTATTCAGGAGCAACATACCGATGATTCGTTTAAAGACTGAAGCACAGATAGCTGGCATAAGAGAGGCTTGCCATCTCACAGCTGAGCTTATGCATAATCTCTCCTCTTATATACAGGAAGGGATGACCACTTATGATATAGACCAGTACTGTTACCAGTTTATTGTGAACCATAAAGGAGTCCCTGCATTCCTTCATTATGAAGGGTTTCCCGCCACTGCCTGTATTTCAGTCAATGAAGAAGTAATCCACGGGATTCCTTCGAAAAAACGGATTATCCAGGAAGGCGATCTGGTTGATGTTGATCTGGGTATCAACATGAATGGGCACTTCTCTGACATGGCCAGGACATTCATCGTTGGAAAGACCAAGGATGAGTACCAGCAGCTCTGTGATGTTACAGAAGAGAGTCTGCGTCTCGGTATTGAGGCCGCTTCACAGAAAGGGGCTCGAATCCAGGATATTGGATCTGCAATCTATAAGCATGCCAGAAAGCATGGTTATGGAGTTGTGAGAGACTACTGTGGCCATGGTGTTGGTCTTGATGTACATGAGGAACCTGAAATTCCAAACTACACCAGCTCCTATTTGCCAAACGCCCGCATTCGGGAGGGCATGGTATTGGCCATTGAGCCTATGATCAACTTGGGAACCCATAAAGTAAGACTTCTTTCAAATGATTGGACAGTCGTTACAGCAGACGGGTTGCCATCTGCACATTTTGAGGATACTGTTGCTATTACAAAACATGGCTTGGAAGTTCTGACGGTTTTCTAGTCCCTGGGGGTCTTTTCTATGGTAATTAAAGAATTTATTACATGCGATGATATTCGTGACAGTGCACTTAAGTTAGCTCATCAGATGTACAAGGAAGATCATTTCGTTCCGGATATCATTTACGCTTCACTCAGGGGTGGCGCCTATATGGCAAACGTCTTCAGTGAATATTACAAGATGGTACGTATCAGGGAACAGGGGAGACCTGTTTTCTATGCTGCTGTTGTTGCCCGTTCCTATGGATATCTACGTACCCAGACAAATGTCATGGTTGATGGATGGACATACAGCCCTGAGCATCTGAGAACAGGTGATAAGATTCTCTTGGTCGATGATATTTTCGATACGGGAAAAACGGTCAATGCATTGGCGGAAATCATCATGCGTAAAGGGATACCCCGCGAGGATCTCAAGATTGCAGTCTTCGATTACAAGGTACCTCTTTATAAGAAGGAAGAGCCTCTTCCAGTCCAACCGGATTATTTCTGTCGCAAACATGTTCTTAACAGTCCTGATGATGAACGTTGGATACACTACAATTGTCATGAATTCCTAGGCCTTAGCAGTCAGGAGATTGATCAGCAGTTCAAGGATGAAGAGGTCAGAAATATCCTCCATGAGGTGAGGGGAGACTAAGCTGGTCTACTTTTTAAATAGATATTCCAGAAAACCAATGATTGCTTCCTTGTTTGGGGCACTTTCTGGAATGACAAGCATTGATGCATCAGAATTAGCATACCTGCTTTCTTCAAGATTGAGTAGGTATGTTTTTCTTTGTCCATTACTGTCCTCAGCCATTTCCAGGTAGGGAGTGATGATCTCCAGTGAGGGATTCGTTTCCACCAGTGTAGAGAGATCAGTCATGGGCAAACCGGCAACATAGTGCTCCACAACATGGCGTGGGGCGATTAAAATATCGAGCTCCTTGGCTGCCATATATGCATAGATCTTTGAAAGACTCGATTCAATATAACGGTCAGCACTTCCAAAAACCACATAAAGAGAATCATCTACAATAACCCTTTGATTTTTCTGAATGTTGAAAAGTCTTCCAAGCTCCTT is part of the uncultured Sphaerochaeta sp. genome and encodes:
- the map gene encoding type I methionyl aminopeptidase, which produces MIRLKTEAQIAGIREACHLTAELMHNLSSYIQEGMTTYDIDQYCYQFIVNHKGVPAFLHYEGFPATACISVNEEVIHGIPSKKRIIQEGDLVDVDLGINMNGHFSDMARTFIVGKTKDEYQQLCDVTEESLRLGIEAASQKGARIQDIGSAIYKHARKHGYGVVRDYCGHGVGLDVHEEPEIPNYTSSYLPNARIREGMVLAIEPMINLGTHKVRLLSNDWTVVTADGLPSAHFEDTVAITKHGLEVLTVF
- a CDS encoding phosphoribosyltransferase family protein codes for the protein MVIKEFITCDDIRDSALKLAHQMYKEDHFVPDIIYASLRGGAYMANVFSEYYKMVRIREQGRPVFYAAVVARSYGYLRTQTNVMVDGWTYSPEHLRTGDKILLVDDIFDTGKTVNALAEIIMRKGIPREDLKIAVFDYKVPLYKKEEPLPVQPDYFCRKHVLNSPDDERWIHYNCHEFLGLSSQEIDQQFKDEEVRNILHEVRGD
- a CDS encoding HDIG domain-containing metalloprotein → MIKKIQISERKQKKRELQQQLSLILMVLTVFLAMVVPLLSTHSSGSGLKDLGLQYTEGELSSEDIFATSSFQYVDDEQTQKLIEQRMQEVLPYFSYSLRSSTITSRRLENFLALFHQENLDSRTFLEKEGLNDERNVVERIAELAPDQQQLLLQALEETGSYVLKRGLFDEDEVNTVRSQGYEELLVRNSLLQQESSEPSKQTIDSLLTKKNLPSQLSSLLQPYELIDSQFQPYLVLDALEMLLDPNVDYEAVETLALREEAAAEIPEQVITIERGEKIIAKDTVVTSSQIDLLQLMGSNSFQYTILELIGRAIFILLSTSVSVYVFIQFLHAEKRLYLYLNLMLVSVSLSLVAMYVVSLFSASRSSLFLDSYLPVFFAPLFTSHITSKKRLGLVSAFLLACYATLMEQSSSITFFFVLTISGVCLYFFRYTIKRIDDVFNWFYACVISSFAALALYMLEALPLHQVMPLVGGMILNITITLVFLEAFVPLGEKLFNIPTAYRLSELAFSASPVLDRLESVAQGTFNHSRNVADLSFNAARSIGANAMLARVGGMYHDIGKADHPEYFIENQSGDNKHDEIKPSLSAAIIKSHVKLGLEKGREAGLPQEVLDIISQHHGNDIIQFFYNEAKNQAQAAGMDVKEDDFKYNGNPPAFPESAIVMLADCVEAASRTLKRPNHSKYEKLVHSLIMGKLERDQLKNSQLSLTDLDQIEDAFVQTLLGRDHRRIEYPSEQKG
- a CDS encoding hemolysin family protein — translated: MPWKSLFKKRSDNREERFKAELEERQTMIEGIQELRDKTVKEIMIPRVDVQFISSDIAIDELYGIIQEQGYSRYPVYEQTIDNIVGVLYAKDIIRNGIDNVFDAKTLMRQPYFIPESKHLDDLLREFKLRKVHIAIAIDEYGGVSGIVCMEDILEVIVGDIQDEFDDDEDDGMRKLDDNTFVVDARTSIEDLNESVGLHLSEEEYETVGGYVFELFGRIPLKDESVEDDEAIFTVEDIDGHKINQLKLVVKT
- the ybeY gene encoding rRNA maturation RNase YbeY, translated to MNNSYYIDVSYEDEQYARQAPSQVVVEHLEKVLATLEQPSCECSVSFVSDDTIQELNRTYRDKDEPTDILSFVQEEDVEDFSWPEVQVGLIDGPPEEIRVLGDMVISLDALKRNALSFSVEPDEELFRLLIHGLLHLLGEDHSSNDADEPMLIKQEELLHQLRGSKR
- a CDS encoding peptidylprolyl isomerase, which gives rise to MKRRFSVLAVFLLIGTMAFAATIGAPAATVRLTKTTPISMANLEAEVAQYKASAAEQGEDPESVDPLQVLNLLINNELFRQGAARDGVKITDAMVDSAYDSQKANLEASSGQAFTDAQFDQIITNNFGSVDAYRKAIQEQLMVDSYVRMKKADMLSAKVQISDTEVSSFYRKNKTRFVSPETVKLSHIYIPFTNDSQKDSQNKALLERVARDIKSGSLSFEKAVVQYSEDTQSKNKAGDIGWLTMDNTEALAGLGDTFFDVAFTTDVGNVSDVVTSNTGYHILKILAYNDTKILQLEDQISPTTSTTVEQYIRSELAAAKQQSNYYAAINSLVDDLRKSATVNILYK
- the nusB gene encoding transcription antitermination factor NusB, which translates into the protein MKTRHKARELALQTLYAMDFNHTIALESIPYIFSGITDEEYNLLEDDVKLYGMYLVRGTLENLEKIDESISKFSLNRPLERIDIVDRNILRMSVFCLMFGDIHPHIIIDEAVKLSQDFSTEVNYKFINGILDAMQKQLFPIQEQHTDDSFKD
- a CDS encoding phosphoglycerate kinase encodes the protein MILNTIRECDFSGKKALIRVDFNVPIKDGVVTDDTRIRAALPTLKYLLDNGASLVVMSHRGRPKGKKNPEFSMAPIAKRFSELLGKDVQLASDVIGEEVAGQVASMKAGDVLLLENVRFYSEEEGNDPDFAKNLASLGDVYVNDAFGTAHRAHASTEGVSHYLPSYAGFLIEKEVKFMAPLLSNPEKPFVAIIGGSKVSSKISVLESLVRTCDTIVIGGGMAYTFLSVQGHTIGKSLVEEEYKDVASSFLAKAKEKGVQVILPVDHLCGAEFKEDAEAVSVDSTDIPENLIGMDIGPKTISMIVDAVTKAKSVVWNGPMGVFEFDAFAEGTLTVAKALAESQATSVVGGGDSVAAINKFDLADKISHVSTGGGASLEFLEGKVLPGIKALEK
- the tpiA gene encoding triose-phosphate isomerase; translation: MRKPYIAGNWKMNMTPSEGAAFAKELAKAVEGTNTKVMVAPPYVTIPAVLEALKGSEIIVAAQNMSDNLKGAFTGEVSATMLKDLGVTNVILGHSERRALYGETDAFINRKVLLALAEGMDVDLCIGETLEEREAGKLEEVLSRQVEEGLKGVSAEQMKHITLAYEPVWAIGTGKTATPEDADAAHAYVRSLVEKLYNKGVAEELIIQYGGSVKASNVKALMSKEHIDGALVGGASLSVEQFLPIVNFDK
- the gap gene encoding type I glyceraldehyde-3-phosphate dehydrogenase; translation: MKIAINGFGRIGRNVFKIAFEDKDIEIVGINDLTDPKTLAHLLKYDSTYGVYSKSVEVTDNAIVVDGKNIPVFAVRSPSELPWKELGVDVAIESTGVFSVAEGPKGGYKDHIKAGAKKVILTVPAKDQIDQTVVCGVNDDAIDHSLLAYSNASCTTNCLAPIVKVLNDSFGIEEGLMTTVHSYTNDQVMLDQPHKDLRRARAGALSIIPTTTGAAKAVSLVIPEMKGKLNGMAMRVPTPTGSVVDLVVTLKKDASVEEVNAAMKKASEGAMKGVLQYTEDPIVSRDIVGNTHSSILDADLTMKMGEKMFKVISWYDNEMGYSNRVVDLAKKLVK
- the secG gene encoding preprotein translocase subunit SecG; translated protein: MGVLSIILLVLFVVVSLLLIFLVAVQDEQSEGLGGIFGGGSNTAFGSHTSSVVTKATGTLAVLFLVLALLVAFVNKSPSQDELLDSVTTEQVQQTTDWWTSGEGAAAAETATEAN